From the genome of bacterium:
GTCTGACCGCCTCTTAAGATTAAGATTGTCGAAGAGCAGCAACCTCCAAACCGACCGTTTCCACCGCTGATAACCCTCACGAAAACCCGCCCCGCGCGAGGCCGGCCCCTCCGGCGACGCGGGCTGACAATCGAGGAGTAATCATGAGAAGCGCGATTGCGATGCTTTTGATCATCACCGCCGCGGCCCTGGCCATCACCGAGGCCCCGCTCTTTTTCTCCGAGATGCAGAGAGCCGACGCGGACAGGCCCCGGGTCGGCCCCGCGCCGCCCGGAACCGCCGAGTACAACATTGGAGACCACCTCCAGCTCTGGAAGTGGAACCTTTCCGGCTACCCGACTCAGGACCTCGTGGACTGCACCATCCGCGGAAAAAGAGACCACGGCTACGTCGTCGTGGACGACACGGTCTGGGGAAGTCAGGTGAACCAGACCGACGTCAACCAGATTCTCGAGGCCTGGGAGAACTCCTCGGACGGCCCCCGCCCCGGCGACGGCATCTACGAGATAAACACCACGACCTTCGGGCCGTGCCCCGACGAGATTGACGGGGACCCGCGCGTGTTCCCTTTCTACTACGACCTGGACATCTCCGCCGACGGCTTCTGGATGTTCTACGACGAGTACCCCGACGGCGAGTACGAATGGCACTCCAACGAGCGGGAAATCGTCTACCTGAACAGCTCGGACAACGACCCCGGCGGGGACTACATGATAGCCGTCGCCGCCCACGAGTGCCAGCACATGCTCCACTGGTACCAGGACTCCGACGAGCTCGCCTGGGTGGACGAGGGCTGCGCCGAGCTGGCCATGTTCCTCTACGGGCATCCCGACTCCATCAGCGGCTTCAACGGCAACTCGGACAACGACCTGACGGCCTGGAACGGCGCCTGGGCTGACTACATCAAGACCTACCTCTGGACGCTCTACCTCTACGAGCACTACGGCGAGGGCTCCGCCGACCCGGTGGACCTCGTATGGGAGCTGGTCCACGAGCAGGCGAACTCCATCACCGGGGTGAACAACGCCCTGGACACCGTGGACGCCGGGACCACCTTCGAGGATATCCTGCCCGACTGGGTCGCCGCGAACTTCCTCGACCTGGCGGACTCCGACCTCTTCGATGGCCGGTACAGCTATTTCGGCGAAGACTTGCCGCTCTTCACCCCCGCCTCGATCCACAACAACTACCCCGCCTCGGGCTCCAACAGCCTCTCCCGCTACGCCGGGGAGTACGTGCTCTTCGTGGAGCCCGGACGCGGGCCTGAAATCACCGAATGGCTCTACGGAACCTTCGACGGCCACGACGCCTCCGACTTCACCGTGGACGTCCTGCGCATAGACTCGGGCGACGAGTCGGCCACCGAGGTCGCGCGCCTCGACCTGGACTCGGAGAACTGGTCCACCTTCGACGCGCCGGAATTCCCGTACACCCACGACCGGGTGGTGCTCGTGACGACGAGGCCGACCGCGGCGGGGCCCGGAACCTACGACTACCACGCTGACGTGAGCGAAACCGGCGTCGGGGACGCGGAATTCAGCGCCGCGCGCACCGGGGACGGCGTCCTGACCCGGTGGAGCTCGCCAGAGGCGCGGACGGTCGTCCTTCTGCGCGAGGACGGGGCGGAGGAGACAACGGTAGTCCGGCTGGATTCCACCGAGGGTCGCTATCTCGACCGGGAGGCCCCGGATGCCGGCTGTTACTACGTTCTCGAAGTGACGGACCTCTCCGGGCGGCGGACGCGCCTCGGACCGGTGGAGGTGGGTCCCGCCGAGAGCGACCGCGCCGGTCTCACTCTCAGCGCGCCTTACCCCTCGCCCTCCTCCGACCGGGTGACCTTCGAATTCACCGTCCCCGGCGATGGAGCGGCCCGATTCGTCATTTACGACCTCGCCGGTCGCGAGCTGTTCTCGACGGCGGTGACGCCGGCGGAGGGACGCGTGGTGTGGGATTCCTCGGCCGCGGCTCCGGGGGTGTACCTGGCACGGCTCGCCGGTGACGGGTGGACGGTCGGCCGCCGGCTGGTCATCGTCCGCTGAACCGGCGAAGCGCCACTTTAAAAGTAAGGTTCTTCACGGGGATGGCGAAAGTCATCCCCTTTTCGCGCCGGGGACGCCCGGCGACCGGGGCGGCTGTGGTAGAATAAACGTCGAGAAAATCCGACGGCCCCGCACGTCCGAACCGACCCACCACCCGACTCCCGGGAGTCACGCCATGCTCGACCTGTTCCTCTTCTCCGGCAACGCCCACCCCCGTCTGGCCGAGGACGTCGCCGCCTACCTGCACTCGCCGCTGCGCAAGCGGGTTCTGGACCGCTTCGCCGACGGCGAGGTGCGGGTGGAGATAGGCGAGAACGTCCGCGGCCGCGACTGTTTCGTTTTCCAGCCCACCTGCGGCTCGCCCTCGGCCACCGTCAACGACAACCTGATGGAGCTGTTGACGATGGTGGACGCCCTGCGCCGGGCCAGCGCCCGCCGGGTCACCGCCGTCGTCCCCTACTTCGGCTACGCCCGCCAGGACCGCAAGGACAAGCCCCGCGTACCGATAACGGCCAAGCTGGTGGCCAACCTCCTGACGCGGGCCGGGCTGGACCGCCTTTTGACCCTGGACCTCCACGCCGGCCAGATCCAGGGCTACTTCGACATCCCGGTGGACAACCTCCTGCCGCGCCCCCTCTTCCTGCGCGAGCTGCACAACTTCGACCCCGCCGAGCTGGTCATCGTCGCCCCCGACGCCGGATCGGCCAAGATCAACCGCTCCTACGCCGACCGGCTGGACTGCGGCTTCGCCATCGTGGACAAGAGCCGCTACTCCACCGACGCCTCCAAGGCCCTGACCCTCATCGGCGAGGTCGAGGAAAAGCACTGCTTCATCATTGACGACATCGTGTCCACGGGCGGGACCATGGTCAACGCCGCGCGGCTTTTATCCGAGCGGGGGGCCAAGAGCGTGCGCGCCGCGGTGACCCACGGCGTCTTCTCCGGGAAGGCCTACGAGAAGCTCGCCGATTCGGTCTTCACCGAGTTCATCGTCACCGACTCCATTCCCCTGCGACCCGGCGCGCCCGGAATCATCCGGACCATCAGCGTGGCCAAGCTCATGGGGGAGGCCATCCGCCGGACGCACTACGACCTCTCGATCAGCGTCCTTTTCATTTAACTCTATGCGCAAAAGACTGATTCTCACGGCCGCCGCGCTTCTCATGGCGGCGGCCTGCTCAGACATAGACCTGGCGCCCTTCTGGAGCGAGTACGAGCTGCCGGAAGGCCCGGCGCTGGGCCTGCGCGACATCGCGGCCACCCCGACGGGAGAGGTGTGGGTCGTGGGCCAGGTTGGGGAGGCGTGGTACTGCGACGGGGACTCTTGGATAAACATAAACAGCGGTCATGACGACTACGAGCTGACCGGCGTGGCCCCGGACGAGGGCGGCGGCTGCTGGGCGGTGGGCGCCGACTCCGAGGAGAAGGGTTGCATCCTCCGCTATGACCCCGCCGAAGGATGGAGTGAGGTCGGCCCGCCCGGGACGCCGGCCTTCCTCGCCGACGTGGCCGCGAGAAGCGATGGCTCGGTGGTAACAGTGGGCTCCGAGGGCCAGGTCTGGCGGCGGCGGACGGACTGGGAATTGGTCTGGAGTGACGCCGACTACATCTGGCGGGCGGTGGACGTTCACGCCTCCGGCGAGGCGCTCGTTGTCGGCGTGAGAATTTCCACGGGCAACGGCGCCTACCTGCATTTCAACTACACCGACGACGATTATACCGTTGAAGATATAGACGGTGGGCGGCTGGAGGATTGCGCCCTGACGGATTCCGACGCCGGCTGGGCCGTGGACGCCGACGGCTGCATCTACCGTTACGATGCCGGGACGATGGATACGGTCGCCGACACCGGCGTTCTCCTGCGCGGGCTGGCCGTCGAGCCGGACCGCGACGACGCCCTCTGGCTCTGCGGTCCCGGCGGAACGCTGGTTCACTACGTCAACGGCGAGCTGGAGTACCCCGATTCACACACCGATGAGAACCTGCACGACCTGGTGCTGGTCAACGCCGACGAGGGTTGGGCCGCGGCCCAGACACTCCTTTTGGAGTACCGCTGATGCGCGACCTCGTCATAGACTTCAACTACCCCGAGGGGGCCCGGTGGCCCCCGGCCGACGAGCGCATCCGCCTCGACGACCTCCCCCCGACGGGAGGTTTCGGCCTCTTCCGCGCGGTGCGCGCCGCGGCTAGGTATCCGCACTACCGGCGCGTCTACCTCGCGTGCAAGGACCAGCGCCACGTGAAAACCTGGCTCCTCCTCGCTGCCCTTTCCCTGGCCGAGGAGGTCTGGTATGTCATGCTCTTCACGCCGGTTCAGCGGATCACCAAGGGCGGGCTCCTCTGGACGCTGCCCTTTTTTCGGAAAATCCCGTCCCGCGTGGCGGCGCGGGAATTCACCCGACGTCTCCGGGCGACCGTCCCCCGCGGCGCACCGCTCAAGACGGGGGGCGTCCTCCTGCTGGCCCACTCGTACCCGCCCTCCGCGGGGGGAATCCAGACCTCGATGGTCCACGCCGCCGAGGGTTTTACCGAACGCGGCCTCCCCGTCCGCGTGCTTGACTGTTACCGCACGGGCTGGCGTTCCTACGACGCGGACAGCCCGGTGCCCATCCGGCGCGTCTACACCGGGAGGCGCTTCCGGCTGGGAGAGTGCCGTAGATTGGCGCGCCGTGCCGCCGAGGCCGCCCGCCCCCTCCCCGGCCGGCCGCCGTCCCGGGAAGTGGTAGGGACGATCGGAAAATTCCTCACCGCCTGCCCCGCGTGGAAGGCCGCCGAGTTTCTGGGAAATTTCGAGGCCGCCTGCCGGCTCATCTCCGAGGGCTCGCCGGACACCATCCACGTAGGGTACTGCCACCCGGATTCCCTGGCGGCGATGCTTCTGGCGGCGATCGGCGGCTGGCCATACCTCATCTACGCCCACGGCACCGAGACCCTCCGCTTCTCCAAGGATAAGCGCCTGGCACCCTTCTTCGCCAAAGGTTTCCGAGCGGCGGCGGCGGTGCTCGCCAACGCACATTACTGCGCCGAGATAGTGGAGCGGGGCCACGGCGTACCCCCCGACCGGATAGAAATCATCCACCCCGGGGTGGATTTTGGCCACTTCGACGCCCCGCCGCCCGAGGTCCTTCTCGACGAGCTCCGCCGGCGCCACGACATCTCGCCCGTCAACAGGGTGCTCTTCATCGTCGGGCGGGTGATCCCGCTCAAGGGGTTCGACACCGTTCTGCGGGCCCTGCCCCGGGTTCTGGAAGAATTCCCCGAGACCGTGCTCCTCCTGGGCGGCGACGGCTTCTACCTTCCGCGCATTCGCGGGATGGTCGGGGAGCTGGGCTTGACGGACGCGGTGCGCCTCCTGGGGCGGATTCCCGACGACGAGCTGGCGGCCTGTTATCACCTGGCCGACCTGTACGTGATGCCCAGCCGAGACGACCCGCCGGGCTCCTTCGAGGGATTCGGCATCGTTTTCATGGAGGCCGGGGCGGCGGGGACGCCGCAGATCGGCGGCCGGTCCGGGGGGATTCCCGACGCCGTGCGCGACGGGGAGACGGGCCTTCTTTGCGACCCGTGGGACCCGGACGACCTGGCGGAAAAAATCCTCCGCCTCTGGCGTGACCCGGACCTCTTGAAAAAGTTGGGCGAGGGGGCCCGGCGATGGGCCGCGGAGCAGGACTGGGAGCTGGTGATCGGGAGGAAGATGGCCCTGGATGAGCGGATGCGGAAATCGGCGGCCACCGGGGAGTGGACGCCGCCGGGTTAGCGCAGGGCGCCGTCCATGAGGGAACGGTGCTCGATCGAGCCACAGACCGAGACGTCGGGCGGGTCGTCCAGCAGCAGCCTCCACTCGAGGGGGTCAAGCCCCAGGCGCAGACAGAGCTCCCCGAAGGCGCGGTCGTAATCGCCGAACCCGGGCAGCGGCAGCCCCAGGGCCAGCTTAAAGAGCCACACCCGCAGAACGTGGCGGCGGAGCGAATCGCGCTCCAGGCCGCCTTCTTTCAACGCCGCCAGGACGGTGTCCCGGGCCTCGGTCATCCGGGCGGCCGTGTGGCAGATGAGCACCAGATCGGCCCCGGCCCCGAGCGCCATCACCGCCGCCTCGGGAAGCCCGTAGTTCTTCACTATCGCACCCATCTCCAGGTCGTCGGTCACCGCCACGCCGTCGAAGCCTATTTCGCCCCGCAGGGCGTCGTAGGCCGCCGGGGAGAGGCTGGCGG
Proteins encoded in this window:
- a CDS encoding T9SS type A sorting domain-containing protein produces the protein MRSAIAMLLIITAAALAITEAPLFFSEMQRADADRPRVGPAPPGTAEYNIGDHLQLWKWNLSGYPTQDLVDCTIRGKRDHGYVVVDDTVWGSQVNQTDVNQILEAWENSSDGPRPGDGIYEINTTTFGPCPDEIDGDPRVFPFYYDLDISADGFWMFYDEYPDGEYEWHSNEREIVYLNSSDNDPGGDYMIAVAAHECQHMLHWYQDSDELAWVDEGCAELAMFLYGHPDSISGFNGNSDNDLTAWNGAWADYIKTYLWTLYLYEHYGEGSADPVDLVWELVHEQANSITGVNNALDTVDAGTTFEDILPDWVAANFLDLADSDLFDGRYSYFGEDLPLFTPASIHNNYPASGSNSLSRYAGEYVLFVEPGRGPEITEWLYGTFDGHDASDFTVDVLRIDSGDESATEVARLDLDSENWSTFDAPEFPYTHDRVVLVTTRPTAAGPGTYDYHADVSETGVGDAEFSAARTGDGVLTRWSSPEARTVVLLREDGAEETTVVRLDSTEGRYLDREAPDAGCYYVLEVTDLSGRRTRLGPVEVGPAESDRAGLTLSAPYPSPSSDRVTFEFTVPGDGAARFVIYDLAGRELFSTAVTPAEGRVVWDSSAAAPGVYLARLAGDGWTVGRRLVIVR
- a CDS encoding ribose-phosphate pyrophosphokinase; translated protein: MLDLFLFSGNAHPRLAEDVAAYLHSPLRKRVLDRFADGEVRVEIGENVRGRDCFVFQPTCGSPSATVNDNLMELLTMVDALRRASARRVTAVVPYFGYARQDRKDKPRVPITAKLVANLLTRAGLDRLLTLDLHAGQIQGYFDIPVDNLLPRPLFLRELHNFDPAELVIVAPDAGSAKINRSYADRLDCGFAIVDKSRYSTDASKALTLIGEVEEKHCFIIDDIVSTGGTMVNAARLLSERGAKSVRAAVTHGVFSGKAYEKLADSVFTEFIVTDSIPLRPGAPGIIRTISVAKLMGEAIRRTHYDLSISVLFI
- a CDS encoding glycosyltransferase family 4 protein — translated: MRDLVIDFNYPEGARWPPADERIRLDDLPPTGGFGLFRAVRAAARYPHYRRVYLACKDQRHVKTWLLLAALSLAEEVWYVMLFTPVQRITKGGLLWTLPFFRKIPSRVAAREFTRRLRATVPRGAPLKTGGVLLLAHSYPPSAGGIQTSMVHAAEGFTERGLPVRVLDCYRTGWRSYDADSPVPIRRVYTGRRFRLGECRRLARRAAEAARPLPGRPPSREVVGTIGKFLTACPAWKAAEFLGNFEAACRLISEGSPDTIHVGYCHPDSLAAMLLAAIGGWPYLIYAHGTETLRFSKDKRLAPFFAKGFRAAAAVLANAHYCAEIVERGHGVPPDRIEIIHPGVDFGHFDAPPPEVLLDELRRRHDISPVNRVLFIVGRVIPLKGFDTVLRALPRVLEEFPETVLLLGGDGFYLPRIRGMVGELGLTDAVRLLGRIPDDELAACYHLADLYVMPSRDDPPGSFEGFGIVFMEAGAAGTPQIGGRSGGIPDAVRDGETGLLCDPWDPDDLAEKILRLWRDPDLLKKLGEGARRWAAEQDWELVIGRKMALDERMRKSAATGEWTPPG